A region of the Silene latifolia isolate original U9 population unplaced genomic scaffold, ASM4854445v1 scaffold_79, whole genome shotgun sequence genome:
atactcctcaatcctcattgaggaagggatccagaatctaacctaagaaccacctaaattggtattatctctctcatctctctacaaatacacgtcatcaagctacatactacttaatcacaataggttcactgacttgagcgtcggagtgagtacgcttggcacaaagccaagccctcagtttgctcattgtcgcaggagaggccgaggagagcagtcaaggctagaagaggcattattcgacaaagctagcgtggtaaacaaacctgctTCGGAATTCACACCCGGAACAgtattaaatgcttaaatacaacccactgggtGGTATATAGCATTTCCCTTTTAATTATATATGTATAGTATCACCTTTATCCTTCATACCGAGACTACATAAATAATTAAAAACATTGTATATACCAAATCAAGACTCAATTTCTAGAAAGGTAAACGGAGCATAACCCCcttacattttacatttttataatATTGATCATTTATAATAGACTTCATACGTTCCATATAATAGTTTACGTTTACTTTATACACATATATCAATGCTTAATCTTCAGAAAGATAAACCGAGCAGAAGTCACCTTAATTTTACTCATATTTTTTATAATACTAATCCTCTGTAAGCCTGTAatattgtactccctccgtcacgttcagttgttgtcctttcgttttggcacaaagaccaaggaaagaggcgagttcaataactaaatgacaagtggaacaaattgaatgagaatgatcaaattactcatcaagttcattcttaaaatagaaaggacaacaaataactgagacaccccaaaatgaaaaaggacaacaaatgaacgGAACAGAAAGAGTAATATAATAAGATTCAATTTTACCCGTCTCCCTAATATATTTTTCGATCGAGAATTCAACCAAAACTCCgaaattttttatttctttatctATACACCCTTTTGCACTCCATAAAAGAACCATAAAAATGATTCAAACCCTTTGAAACTCGTGTGTTGAAATAACCTTTTTTGTCAAAATATTTAACCCAACTAAAAAATTCAACTCTACATTcattcaactagaaagtctcacTTCCAACATTTCCACGCGATTTCACTACGTATAGTAATTTTCTCTTCAACATAACCCTTTTAGGGTTCATCTAATTTGTAGTCTTGTGTTTGTTTTTCCATAAGTGTACTACAAGGAAATTGTCTgccacgtttttttttttctaatacgGAGTCCTAATTTGGAATTTGCAGCAATTCCAAAATAACTGCTCAGACTATTTTTGTGTATATATAGGCAACAAAGTTGCTTGTTCATTTCAGACAAGCTTGGTTTAACTAAACAAAAGGTAATTTAGCAAGAGGGTTCACTTCAAGAAACGCATCAGTTACCGTCTGAAATAGTCATTTTGTTTGGAGTTTTGTTCAAAGCTTCAATTAAGGTATGTATTTGAGTAATATTTTTCACTTCAAGAAACTTGTTCATTTCAGACAAGTTTTTTTTAGATAAGATCATACTAAATTGTCTTTTACATACTGGTTGTAATAAAGGAGGAGGATTCGAACCTGTAACACGTTAAACCCTTCTTTGATAGGATCACATGAAAATATGGAATTCTTATTGAGTTAAAATGGTGGTGGTTCTTGAACCATCACCCTATCCATTTTAAATGCTCTTGAATAATGTGTGGTGGTTATTTTTTAGTTTAGTAATCAACATCATAATTCATAAATGTCATTGTTTAATAACTTTACCGGCTAAAATAGTTGAAGTCGATAAGATAGATAATAATTGATGTTATGTAATTCTTCTATTCCATTTGATGGGCTATCTTGGGTTGATCATCTTTCATGAATCATTGTTAGTCAAACATTAATATTTGACTTaattttatcatttatttaccttatcTTGATTAAATATgctaatttcttttttttttttttaattatcagGAGGAGCTAATTTGATAATCTCCATATGGGATTATCAATTTCATTACTGGTTTCAGCTTGGCATGAACTTTTGACTCAAAAACTCTTTTCAATGGTCAGTAATGGAAGTCCAACTCCAAGAACAAGAGAGTTATATTTGAGAAGAATAGGGAGCTTAAGGAGAACAGAATCAATTACTAAGAAAACCCATCAATCTCCAACAATTGGAGAGTCAAATGAAGTTCCAAAAATGGCGGTACAGAAATCGAGTAGTTTAAGAGATCAGAAGCCTGAAAACATAGTCCTTGAAAAGTCCCCTTCATTTAACACCCTAGTTCAAGAGTATGATCCTAAAGGGTTGTGTAGGTCAACTGTGAATGGTTTACTTCACAAACCATTGCCTGCAATTACTCTGCCTGAGCCCGCCATCATGTTCTCTCCTAGGCCGGTTTCTGAGCTTGATGCTGCTGCTGTTAAGCTTCAGAAAGTGTATAAGAGTTATAGGACTCGACGAAACCTTGCTGATTGTGCTGTTGTTGTTGAAGAACTATGGTTAGTTTCCATTACATTCGACATTCAATTCATGCCGTGTTTTATTAAGTCACTTTTTGATATGTTATAGTCTGCAAACCACGTACATCAATTTAGCCACCCTTTATTATTTCAGATTTTTTTATGTTCTGGTGCCAGTTACTGCTGCAGTGTAAATTGGAAGGATGAAATCTGATTCATTGTTGCATATGGATATTTTGGTGCAGGTGGAAGGCACTAGACTTTGCATCGCTTAAGAGGAGCTCGGTGTCTTTCTTTAACAATGACAAGCAAGAGACCGCGGTGGCCAAATGGGCAAGGGCAACAACAAGAGTTGCAAAGGTAAATTTAATTCCAGTGATGTTATTGATTATCAGTTACAGACTTACAGTCGCGAACTTAGAACCAGTCTTCGCGGTTGAGACTGTAAATGCAGCTGATACTATCTGAAAGAGCAGTATCCATCGCAATCTTTAGAATCGCTGAAAACGGTTGCAATTTAATGTTACAACTTACCATCACAAATTTAATACTGAGTACGATGATTCGAACTATGGAGTATCAAATTGTAGATATTTTCTAAATTGGTGTTGAAAATTCCAATATCCACATTACATGTTGTAGAAATGACAAAAAGTAGAAATTTCTGTACTTGGTTGTAGACTAGTCAAAAAGAACAAATGCTGAATTACATTTTGCTACCTACTCATATTTACACATGTTAGCTAGAATAGTCGGTAAAGTGACTTTAGGGGTGAAACTCGTAACCTGGCTCAAAACCCGTCAGCATCAAGATTATCCTACTTATATTCTTAATTCATTTATTGTAGGTGGGAAAAGGTTTGTCAAAGAATGAGAAAGCACAAAAGTTAGCCTTGAGACATTGGCTTGAAGCTGTAAGCTTTCCTACTTTTCTTCTATAAAATGTGTAGTTGGCCCCAAGATAGTGTCAACTTTCAAGTCATACATTTATTCGGTCATAATCAAAGTTCTTAAACTTTAAGCTCAATTATTGAATCTTTTTTGTACTAATTAAGTTGAGGTTGAGCTATTATATTAAGGCGGCTGAACAACCAATATACAACAGTTAAATCAACTATCTAATAATTTTAGTTTAATATATGCATCAATGTATTTAATTGTAACGCGTTTTCTTGTGGTTTTGACGGATACAGATTGACCCACGCCATAGATATGGTCACAACTTGCACATATATTATGATGTCTGGTTTAACAGCGAAAGCAGCCAGCCTTTCTTTTACTGGTATATTTATACTTCTTCTATTGACAGTTTATTAAAGAGCATATTGTTGGTGTCGAACATATTAAAGTACCCTTTGGTGCATAGATTTACGCTTTTCGGCCATTGTCCTTTTAACTGTTCGGTTTTCAGTGGTGTGaagaatttcttttctttttcggaATATAATGAAACAAAGCAAAAAGGGTGTTTAAATTGACAGTAGATGTGACATTCGATCGAATTTCTGTCATGGGTCATAAAAAAGTTCTCTGTGTTTCCAACACATGGGTACAGCCCAGTATTATAAGACCCTTCTTACTTTGCCTTAGCTGACAGCGTCTCATTAAGTTTTTATGTTAAGGAATATGAGGATAATCGCCTAAAATGTTTCTAGTGTCATTTCATGGTGCTGACCTTGAATTTTCGATTGATGAAGGTTGGATATAGGAGATGGTAAAGAGTTGAATCTCGAGAAATGCTCAAGGATCAAGTTACAAAAGCAATGCATCAAGTATCTTGGACCGGTAAACTTCAGACCCATAACTTTAATTTTCCTGTCCTGTTTAAAGTTTAGGGTTTGGGTTATTTTAAGATTTTTGTTTCAAATTAGTTTGGGTCATTTCCGGTGGGGCTAGTTTTGCTAGGTCTGTTACTTGTGTTACTCTGTCGCGTAGTACCTTACACTGTAAACTTCTGGTGAAATCTGATTACAGAAAGAAAGGGAAGTATATGAAGTGATAGTAGAAGACGGGAAGCTTGTATACAAACAAACAGGTGACTTACTCGAGACTGTAGACGACTGCAAATGGATATTCGTGCTCAGCGCATCAAGATCCTTATATGTGGGTCAGAAGAAGAAAGGACAGTTTCAACATTCCAGTTTTCTAGCAGGTGCTGCTACTACTGCTGCTGGTAGATTAGTTGCCCATGCAGGAGTTCTCGAGGTACATTGTTTTTCTATCCATTCCGTATTGATTTGTTCATGTAGTCCGGAAATTATTGTGTACTGAAATGTTGTGTGTTTTCAGGCTTTATGGCCATACAGTGGCCATTATCTTCCAACAGAAGAGAATTTCAAGGAGTTCATTAGCTTCCTCAAAGATAACAATGTCGACCTGAAAAATGTCAAGGTACTCAAATACTCCGTAATATACTGCTGGTAGATTAATGCCGGATTTGCCTTGATTTGTTTGGGATTAGACCAAATCCCTGATATCTTTTCGACTGTTCCCCCGTCAATGGACCTAGATCCGACCCATCCACCAGTGGACCATATCCACGACTTTTCTTTTAGCGAGCCAGAGCCTATGTAAATAATGCTAATGTTAAACTGAACTTTTGCAGAAATACGCATATAATGACGAGACTTCATTCAAAGTCCTTGAAGACGAAGATACTCCAGAGAAAACGGTTGATGAAGAGGCTATACCAACAGTGGAAGACTCTACAAGCGACATCCGCATCACAACAAACGACCAATCAGAAGAACCCGTCTTTAGCTTGGCCAGGCGACTATCCTGCAAATGGGTTACGGGCAATGGCCCAAGAATCGGTTGTGTCAGGGATTACCCATTGGACCTACAAACACGAGCCCTGGAACAAGTCAACCTGTCACCGCGTGTTAACCCTGGGTCATTCATTAATACCGGCCCAATTCCTTCTCCTCGGCCTAGCCCCAAGGTTCGCGTGTCCCCTAGGCTCGCGTACATGGGTTTACCTAGTCCAAGAACACAAATGGCTGCAGCTTAAGAGACTGAAATAGTGTAGAACTGTAAATGGTACTTCTTGTGCCCCAAATGTAGATGAAacaatctttttttttattttttttccttggGGAACTAACTAAAttccttcatttcttcatttagTTTATGTTGTAATTTTTTGTTCATAATAAGTTGTATGTTCCTCTTTGAAATAAGAAAAGGTGGCGACTGCATTTTGATTTTTTGTTCATATATATCAGATATGGAAGTCGATTGTTGCGACAAAAGCAACAAACTGTACGCAaacaatcataaaaaaaaaattaattgatt
Encoded here:
- the LOC141640452 gene encoding IQ domain-containing protein IQM1-like, with translation MGLSISLLVSAWHELLTQKLFSMVSNGSPTPRTRELYLRRIGSLRRTESITKKTHQSPTIGESNEVPKMAVQKSSSLRDQKPENIVLEKSPSFNTLVQEYDPKGLCRSTVNGLLHKPLPAITLPEPAIMFSPRPVSELDAAAVKLQKVYKSYRTRRNLADCAVVVEELWWKALDFASLKRSSVSFFNNDKQETAVAKWARATTRVAKVGKGLSKNEKAQKLALRHWLEAIDPRHRYGHNLHIYYDVWFNSESSQPFFYWLDIGDGKELNLEKCSRIKLQKQCIKYLGPKEREVYEVIVEDGKLVYKQTGDLLETVDDCKWIFVLSASRSLYVGQKKKGQFQHSSFLAGAATTAAGRLVAHAGVLEALWPYSGHYLPTEENFKEFISFLKDNNVDLKNVKKYAYNDETSFKVLEDEDTPEKTVDEEAIPTVEDSTSDIRITTNDQSEEPVFSLARRLSCKWVTGNGPRIGCVRDYPLDLQTRALEQVNLSPRVNPGSFINTGPIPSPRPSPKVRVSPRLAYMGLPSPRTQMAAA